From the genome of Eucalyptus grandis isolate ANBG69807.140 chromosome 2, ASM1654582v1, whole genome shotgun sequence, one region includes:
- the LOC120290262 gene encoding RNA pseudouridine synthase 7-like — MEIEWQTPANPPERQDYIFHKGRRLVRPYYFEFISHVKNRWAGKTVVDFFAQEFKGRPYDYYVSAVQCGRIQVDGKTVPVSYILRPSQKISHFLHRHEPPVMASDVTVLVEEPDVVTVCKPASVPVHPCGQYRKNTVVGILQAEHGLAPLFPVHRLDRLVSGLLILARNATKADLFRQQIEGGMLQKQYIAKVVGTFPEKELLVDISIYYNHREGRSMVEAGDSCRDTPTKGKTASTKFTRISSNGTHSIVLCEPVTGRTHQIRVHLQYTGHPIANDMLYLSEYVDNRTDVGMSADRAAGKSLIPETNNMYVDDCEETCSRNFSIDPMCTQCPNLAPTGYEEHEEGLWLHCLRYSGPGWKYECPYPGWAFLS, encoded by the exons atgGAGATTGAATGGCAGACCCCGGCGAACCCACCGGAACGTCAAGATTACATTTTCCACAAGG GGAGACGCCTCGTCCGCCCCTACTACTTCGAATTCATCTCTCAT GTCAAGAATCGATGGGCAGGCAAGACCGTCGTTGATTTCTTCGCCCAGGAGTTCAAAGGCAGACCCTACGACTACTAT GTGAGCGCTGTTCAATGCGGGCGCATTCAAGTCGACGGAAAGACTGTCCCTGTTTCTTACATCCTCAGACCCTCCCAGAAGATTAGCCACTTCTTGCACAG GCATGAACCTCCTGTGATGGCCTCTGACGTCACTGTGCTTGTTGAAGAGCCCGACGTTGTGACTGTCTGCAAGCCCGCTTCTGTCCCG GTGCACCCTTGTGGCCAGTATCGCAAGAATACCGTCGTCGGCATACTTCAAGCTGAGCATGGATTGGCCCCTTTGTTTC CGGTTCATAGATTGGATCGCCTTGTCTCAGGGCTCCTTATCTTGGCCCGAAATGCCACGAAAGCTGATCTTTTCAGGCAACAG ATTGAAGGTGGAATGTTGCAGAAACAGTATATTGCAAAGGTGGTTGGGACATTTCCAGAGAAAGAG cTGCTAGTTGATATTAGCATATATTATAATCATCGAGAAGGAAGAAGCATGGTTGAG GCAGGTGACTCTTGTCGAGATACACCTACAAAAGGAAAGACTGCTTCTACGAAATTTACAAGGATTAGCAGCAATGGGACTCACAGTATTGTCTTGTGTGAACCAGTTACCGGACGGACTCATCAA ATAAGAGTTCACTTGCAGTATACAGGACATCCAATTGCCAACGACATGCTTTACCTGTCTGAATATGTTGATAATCGCACAGATGTAGGAATGAGTGCCGATAGAGCTGCTGGCAAATCATTGATTCCAGAAACAAATAATATGTATGTTGATGATTGTGAAGAGACTTGCAGCAGAAATTTCAGCATTGATCCCATGTGCACTCAATGTCCAAATTTGGCTCCAACAGG ATATGAGGAGCATGAAGAGGGGTTATGGCTACATTGCTTAAGATACTCTGGACCTGGATGGAAATATGAGTGCCCATATCCAGGTTGGGCATTTTTGAGCTAA